ATGATTAGTGAATTCCAGTCTATGCTTGAGTCTAAATCATTGACACGGAAAATACCTGATTACTGCTATACGATGAGCTCATTGATCAAACCAGTAAGCGGCATCAAGAGAATTGAGTCATATATTGAGCAAACTATACATTCCGATGACCCACAATGGTCGATAGACGCTCGGAAAAGATGGCAAGAAGATGAAGCGTTGCTTGATCACTTTTACCAAGATGCTGAAGTATTACCAGAAAGCTATCATGTTGAAAAACAAGCATTAAAAGACCTATATGAACCTAAAGTTGTCATGAAAATCGTAAATGGTGGCATGTTCTTCCTAGCCAATGATACAGGCTCACATTTACAATGATGCCACATCATAAAACAAACCCAAGTAGGACTCTCTACTTGGGTTTGCGTTTGTCTTATTATTGAGACCATCCAGTCACTAGCTACTTTCGCTTGATGAGCATGGTGATCGCCATCGGAACGAGTCCGAACCATTTTACTGATAGAGGTGATTTTTCTTCTTTCCGTGCCTTCTTCTTTCTCTTCCGGTCTTCCTTTGGCTGATCAACATAACTTACAAATTGTTGCGTGATATATTTTACTAGGTCGTTCAACGACATTCAGATCACCTGTTTTTATTACTCATTTTAGGCAATCTCAACTGATTTTATCCATGTGGAAATTTCTTCGACGATTTCTTCTATAGATTTTTTGTCCGTTTCTATTGAAGCATGTGCATCTAAATACATAGGTTTCCTCTCATCAACCATTTGAGCAATCTCTCGTTTAGATTTCCCGTTCGCAAGAGGTCGCCCACCCTCTGACAATCGATCAAAAATCGTATCCACGGTAGCCTCTAAATGAATGACAATTCCATTTGCTTTCATATGTGAACGGTTTACTTCACGCAGAACGACGCCACCACCTGTTGTAATAACAAGATCTGATGTCGGTAGTTCTTGTAATGCAAGCTGCTCTTGGTCCCGAAAATACGCTTCCCCTTTTTTTTGGAAAATAGAAGGGATGTCAGCTGAAAGCTTTTCTTCAATATAATCATCCAAGTCAATGACATTCAAATTCAAATTGTCAGCTAATGCTTTTCCAACCGTTGTTTTCCCGACTCCCATGAAGCCAGTTAAGTATATTGCTTTCACTACACCACCACCCACTGAATGACTTCTTGGTTTGCATAATCATAATATAATAAACTTGTACCTTTTCCGTTTCTTTTTCCTACGGCTTCAAAACGTATTCTAAATACACCTTGTTGTTCTTCAGTAATATAATAAGAAACCTTACCGTTCGAATAGGTGAAAATGCCTTCATCACCAGATTGTAACGTATTCGCTCTTAGTTGGTCCATCAGTTCTTCTCGAGCCAATTGTATCATAATGTTTGTTTGAAACCAGCTCATTCTAGTCTCAATCAGCGCTCTTTCACTATTTAATATTCGAATGTTCGCAACTAATACTGAAACGAGGATAAACGAGAGCATGACTGAGAGTGCGGTCATATAGCCAGCTTGTTTCATTGGTTGGCATAAGGCTGATAAAGAATCGATTGATGTGTGAAGGACTGTTCTCCTATTTGTACGGTGATCGATACTGTCGTGTTTGTACTTGTGAATGTAACACTCTGCACGTGCTGAAGAATGACCTCAAACCCCTTTCCATCAACTTTTCTGATGATTCGATTGCCATTGGTTTCATAAGAAATAATTGTTCCATTCTGTTGTTCTAAGTAAAGCTTATCCGACTGAACCACTGCGGATATTGAACCCTGAAGCTCCTTATCGGCTTGCTCGAAAAATATGCCGACTTCTTGTGCATATAGGACTTGTTCATCGGTTGAAAAGAGTACAAAGTAAAAGTGAGGTACGATAGAAACAATTGCTAAGAGAATGATTAAAGATAGCATCGTTTCTAGAAGTGTATGCCCTCTTTCATTTTGCTTCCCCGCATATTGATTGTGACCTCCCATTTGCACCCGTCCAATCTAGACATAGTTCCACAGTCGACGATTCGCGTGATGACCACCTGACATGATATTTCGTTCCGTTTGGTCCTGTTAAAGTAGTAGAATCCATGTTGTTATGGGATAAAATCCAGTTTTGTAGCATGTAATGACACGTATCAATTGCAAAAGACTTTTCTTGAACGGCGATTCGCTCATTGTATACAGTACTAAGCTGCGGCACCATATACGTAATTGCAAGCATTAGAATACTTATGCCTAGCATAGCATCAAGCAACGTCATGCCTTTACAGCTTTTCAACATAGAATCGTCCCTTTCCCAATAGAAAGACAAATTTGTACGATTCTCGTTTCGTTCGGAGTATAATCGTTCCGCCCTTTTTAATTGTTCCGTTTCCGTTATATTCGATTACCAAGCCTGTGGAAACTTCTTGGAAATGAACACCCTCTAAATAGTTGACAGATTTAATCTTTCGAAGTGGTCCGGATTGAATTGTATACTGCTCACTTGCATTGTTAAATTTAAATTGAACTTGAGCTCTTTCCGTCAGTGCATATTGTTGGGCGTAGTGTAAATCCGAAGTGAGTAGCTGAATAAATTGTTGTATTTGTCTCGATTCTTGTACTGGTTTCACATTCACGACAACTATGCCCATCATGGTCACCAATATAAACAAGACCATCATCATTTCTATGAGTGTATATCCACCATCAAGAACCCGTCGTTGCTTCACTAGCACGCATGACTTTTCCGTTTTCTAACACAAGTGCTTCTCCATCAGCACATGTGATCGTATCTACGTAATCTGTCAGATCACTCATATCTGTAGGTGGAGTCCCTTTTTCCACTTCGTAAACCGCAACCTGACTTTGAATGAGTTCTATCGTCGCCTCACAGCTTTTATCCTTTACGACGGCTGTGTTTTTTGACATGTTAGGCACTGCAATTAATAACAAAATCGATATGATCAAGATCACGATCAACATCTCAATTAAAGTAAATCCCTTTTCATTTTTTAAAATTTTAGACATGACATACCCCTTTCTATTAATCAAACCGATTGGAATAGATGAAAAACAGGAAGCATGACTGACAAAAATAATGTGAGTACAATTAAAGCAATGAATCCAAACATGATAGGCTGAATCAAGGCCAAATATTTCTCTAGCTTGCCTTCCGTTCTTTCAAATAGCATTTCACTATACAAAACGAGCTCTTCTCCAAGCTTGCCGTTCGATTGACCGAATTGGACAATTTGAGATAGCTCAGGTAAGTAGAAAGAACGATTGAATAAAGTTTCACTTAATGGCTCTCCATTCCTTAATGATGCATTTAAGGCGGAAGCTTCTACCTGGAAGAATGATAAATACCCTTGCTCTTCAAACAATTGTAATGCAAGCCCGATCGATAAGCCTCCCGATAGGAGCTGTCCAAATTGAAAAGCGAAATAATGGGTCAAGAAGGTTTGAATCCCGCCTTTCAAAAACGGAAATCTTACGAGGTA
This Pseudalkalibacillus berkeleyi DNA region includes the following protein-coding sequences:
- a CDS encoding YqzE family protein yields the protein MSLNDLVKYITQQFVSYVDQPKEDRKRKKKARKEEKSPLSVKWFGLVPMAITMLIKRK
- a CDS encoding shikimate kinase encodes the protein MKAIYLTGFMGVGKTTVGKALADNLNLNVIDLDDYIEEKLSADIPSIFQKKGEAYFRDQEQLALQELPTSDLVITTGGGVVLREVNRSHMKANGIVIHLEATVDTIFDRLSEGGRPLANGKSKREIAQMVDERKPMYLDAHASIETDKKSIEEIVEEISTWIKSVEIA
- the comGG gene encoding competence type IV pilus minor pilin ComGG yields the protein MKQAGYMTALSVMLSFILVSVLVANIRILNSERALIETRMSWFQTNIMIQLAREELMDQLRANTLQSGDEGIFTYSNGKVSYYITEEQQGVFRIRFEAVGKRNGKGTSLLYYDYANQEVIQWVVV
- the comGF gene encoding competence type IV pilus minor pilin ComGF, encoding MGGHNQYAGKQNERGHTLLETMLSLIILLAIVSIVPHFYFVLFSTDEQVLYAQEVGIFFEQADKELQGSISAVVQSDKLYLEQQNGTIISYETNGNRIIRKVDGKGFEVILQHVQSVTFTSTNTTVSITVQIGEQSFTHQSILYQPYANQ
- the comGD gene encoding competence type IV pilus minor pilin ComGD, which gives rise to MKQRRVLDGGYTLIEMMMVLFILVTMMGIVVVNVKPVQESRQIQQFIQLLTSDLHYAQQYALTERAQVQFKFNNASEQYTIQSGPLRKIKSVNYLEGVHFQEVSTGLVIEYNGNGTIKKGGTIILRTKRESYKFVFLLGKGRFYVEKL
- the comGC gene encoding competence type IV pilus major pilin ComGC encodes the protein MSKILKNEKGFTLIEMLIVILIISILLLIAVPNMSKNTAVVKDKSCEATIELIQSQVAVYEVEKGTPPTDMSDLTDYVDTITCADGEALVLENGKVMRASEATTGS